The genomic window CGGATATGACCAGCATCAGCCTGGTCATGAAGGTATCGGGCTTGCTTCCGCTGCTGGGCGTGCTGGCCATCTGGCTGCCGAAGGATGAACAGCTGCGGCAAGGGGACGCTGCCGCACAAGCGTGAGGAGCGCCCCCGTCCAGCCGGCTGTAACTGATGGAAATAGCGCGGAGAGCTCGCCGGAGCACACTACTTCCACAGGGTGATGCCAAACAGATGGATGTTCGGCAAATCCGGCAGCCGCAGTCTCACAGGGGTGCGGACGGCAGGGAACGGAATTTTCTTGGCGTACAGATTCGTCTCGGTAGGCAGTTCGCCCGTCCCTCTGCGCCTCGCCTTGGATCGCCAGGCGATGATTTCGCCGTCTACCGGCGTATATGTCCACCAGTCCGAAAAGCCGAACTTCAGATCCAGCGCGGACTGGTCATCGAACTCAACGGTCAGCGCGGATTGGTAGTCGCCGAAGGTGCTGCAGCCAAGAAGCATGATGCCCTTGCATGGACCGGCGGACAACTCGATGACCTGGCCTTCGCAGAGCAGGCTGTCATAAGCATCCAGTTCATGCGCGGGAAAGGCGAAGGACATATCGGCAGCATGAAGAATTCCTTGCGGAACGGGTTCCCGTGAGAAATAATACCCTTCCCCGTCAATATTGGCGGTGTCGGCATGATTCTCAATCGCTCTCGCCGTCAAGTAAGGAATGAGATCAACATGAATCAGCTGCTCGACAGTGAGCGCATTCGCGTCGACCGCTTCGGTGGCCGCTTCCCCTTCGCCGAGCTTGTCCTCTTTTCCCAAAAGTTCATGCAGCGCTTCCAATGCCACATTCTCTGCCTGGCTCGCTGCGATGATCTTCTCTGCCATGTCGCTCGTGATGGCGTCTTGCGCAGCCCCATCCTTCCTCCCCTGTCTGGTCTGGGAATACAGCTTGGTCAGCTGGCCGCGAATGATGGTCCATCTGTTGACCAACTGATCGAAGGCATCCGCCGAACCATGCAGGGAAGGCTTGGCGGCGCGCTCGGCCAGATAGCGCAGCATCAGCGCATAATTGCGGCGTGCCATGATGAGGGCGCCCATCCCTACAAACAGCAGGCAGTGTCCGAAAGTGGCTATCCCTCTGGTCTCTTCTTCGATGTCGACCCCGGGCAAGGCTTCAGCCAACGCCCGCATCCCTGCCGCGGTCATGCCTTGATCCAGTTCCTCCCGAACCAATTCACGCAGCCGGGCCAGAATGGCGGCATTATCCGCCACGCTCGGCTCGACGGGCTGCACCGTAATGCAGCGGTCGAATCCCTGCTCGAACAGGTCGTAGGCAAGCGTGGATTTCTCCCTTTCGAAGAAGGGATCGATGCACAGCAAGCCTTTTGTTGCCGGGTCAATGCCTATCGCAATCATCATGTGCTGGGCATCGTGCCGCAAGCCGTAATTCGGGCTCCAGGGATTGTAATGGTCGTCCTGCGCGAATATGACCGGATGACCGTCCCGCAGTTGTTCCTCCATAAGACGAATCGCTTCCTGCGGGGAAAGCTCGCGATGCAGCTTCATGCGCAAGCCGTGGAAGGTCTCCATTAACGCAAAGGCCCTCTGGAAATCCAACTGCATCCGCGTTCCGAGCGTGGGCTTGCCGGGCGATGCCGGATGAAAGGCAAACTTCAATCCCTCTGCGTGCACCATGCGGAAATCCTTGCCATACCAATGCGTCACGGTATCCAGAACGTCGTCGAAGCAATTCCCTCCGTTTTTTCTAGGTTGAATGTTCAAGTCGATCAAGTTGCAGACGCCTCCTCCAATGATTGTCTAGTAGAATGAACCCAAGGTCTACCTTCCATTGTATAATGAAAGCGCTTTATAGAACACTGCACAAATCAACGGAAAAGAACTTCATTTTCAGGTTGCGCTTGGCCCCTCTTCGCCGCGCTCCCCTCTGCCTGCTATTCCTTTTTTTCTTCAAACTCGCGCACAGGGAACTCGATTCGCACCGTCGTTCCCGCCCCAACCTCGCTCTCGATGCGAACGCCGTAGTCCTTGCCGAAATGCAGCTTGAGCCTCTGGTCTACGTTGCGAATGCCGTAGCCGAGCGGCTCGCCCGTCTTCTTGAAGATCGCCTGAATCGTATCCTCGCGCATGCCGAGTCCATTATCCGCAATTGCCATCACGATCCGCTCCTTCCCCTTGGCTGCCGTCAGTTTTATCGCAATCTCATCATCGTACCAGGCATGCTCCAGCGCGTTTTCCACGAATGGCTGCAGGATGAACTTCACTGTCTCATAGTGAAGAATGTCAGGGTCTATGTCGTACTCGATGCGAATGCGGTCCCCGTACTTGATATTCTGGATTTCAAGATAGGCTTCAATAATTTGAATCTCCTTCTCGATCGGGATGACCATCTCCCCTTTGTTCAAGGAGAGCCGATAAAATTTCGCCATGGATCGGATAATCTCATGCAGCTTCTCGATCTCTCCCAGCTTCGCCATGCGGCTGATCGAGGAGAAGGTATTGTACAGAAAGTGCGGGTTCATCTGTCCATGCAGGACCTGCAGCTCGGTTTCCTTCTTCTCCAGCTTGCTGATATACACCTCGTCAATCAGCTTCTCGATTGTGGACGCCATGTCATTGAACGCATCGCTGATCAGGGCAAATTCGTCATGGCCCCGGTATTGAATCCGCTTGTGCAGCTCCCCCTCCTTGAAGGACTTTAGCGAAGCCATCAGCTTGTGGAAGCGCTTGGAGAAATATCTCGAGATCAGCATGCTGAACAGCAAAAGAACAAGCAAGCTGACCAAGCAGATCAGAATCGTCATATTGCGCACAAGTCTGGAGTTGTCCTTGAAGGACGATACAGGGATCAACGCGACGAGTTTGGCAGGGAAATTGGATATTTCCTCCTCTATGGCCAAGTACTCGCTTGCATCCACCTGCAGGGACCCCGCATACATCATCGCGTTGTGCGAGCTGGCGAAGAGGACCTCCTGCTTCGGATCAACCACGAACAGCTGGGAGCCGGAAGCAAGCGTATTGAATTCGACATCCTCGAAGATATCCTTCAACTTCACGGTTACTTTAATCAGCCCGATGGAATCGAACGTCTCGTAATCGATCAACGGGCGCAGGAATGATATATTGTGGTACTGAAAGTCGTTGCCCACCTGTTTCCACAGGGTGCTGTTGTACGTCAGGTCCAACGCTCGATACCATGGCTCCTGCCTGATTCGGCTCGTGTGGAAAATACCGAACTGGCGGGCGCCGGACCTCAGCGCTTCCTCGGTCTCGTTATAGTAATATTCACTGAAGTTCGCTTCATCCAAATACAAGGCAAGGCGGACATTCTGCGTAGGCAGGTTGGAAGCAAGCTCCACCCGCGGAAGCACATATTGCGTTGTCACGACATAGCGGTCCCAGTCTACGAAATAGCCGGACAGATAGCGGCTCAGCACCTGATCGGCGTAAATCTCATCGGAGCTCCGCATCGCGTCATTCACCCGGAACTCCACATTTCGCTTGATCTGCTTGACGGCTGCGTCCAGGTTCTCCCGCGTATGCTGTTCAATCGATTGCACGGATGTCATGTAGGCGTAGCTGCCGATCACGATTACCGGAACAAGCATGATGAACAGATAGGAGATAAACAGCTTGTAGGAAAACGGGATGAACAGCGGTTTGCGCTTCTTGCTCATACGGGATCATCTCTGCTTTCTATAGTCGCCTGGCGTCAGGCCGACCATCTCACGGAATGTTCTGCTGAAGTAGGTCAGGCTCTTGTAACCGACTTGATCGGCGACCTCGTACACCTTCCAATGATGGTCGCGCAGCAGCTTCTTCGCTCGCTCCATTCTCCGCTTCACCACATATTCATTGAAGCTTTCCCCCTTGTAATCCTTAAAGAGAAAGCCCAAGTGGTTGGGCGAATAGGAGAAATGATTGGCTGCCTCCTTCAGGGTGATCTCGCCGGAAAGGCGTTCCTCCACATACTGCTCGATATCCTCGAACAGCTTGCGGTTCTTGCTTTGCCTCTTCGTGAAAAGCTGCTCGGAAATCTCGAAGGTCGTCCGGCGCATCCATCGCTGCATATCTGCAATCGTTTCGAATTGCTGTACGATCGCAATCGTATCCGTCTCCAATCCCAGCAGACTGCGGAAGGATTCATGGAGCGTATGCAGGTAAGTCTCCAGCTTCGTGACGATATGGATCGCATAATTGTAAACCTTCGAGGGGTGCTCAAAGCCGCTAACCAATCGAAACAATTCCTCAATGCAATCGCAGATTTGAACCAGCCTGTAGTTGGCCATGGCAGAAAAAAGCCGGTCCAGCACTTGGTTCACATCGAACGCATCCTGTTCTTCGGCATGCCGCCAAACAGCATGGGGGGACAGCAGCCTGTTGTTGCCGTGAAACATCTTGTACGCCATGAATGTCTGCGCTTGCTTGAAGGAGCGGTGAATCGCTTCGAGCTGATTCACCTCATGTCCGTAGCTGACCGTAACCGTGAAGGCGCAGGCTTGCCCGATCGCTTCAATTAATGCCGTGAGCGCTTGTTCGATTTCACGGCTGTCCTGCGTGAAGACAAGACCGAGCTGATATGGGGAGAGTTTGCACCAATAGCCCAGCCGATGCCGCTCGACTGCTTGCGCGGTTTGCTGGAGATAGGTCGCCAGCACGGCTTGCTCGGACTCCGGCAGATGCTGCTGCTTCCACGCCGCTCCATCGATCTCAATCAAGGCCGCATGGATCGGTCCTTGCGGGAACGCCACGCGATAGGCTTCCACGAAGGTTCTCAGCTGTTCCGGCTCGATGCTTCCCTCAAGCAAATGCAGGATAAAGTCATGTCGGATAAAGGAAAAGGAGTGAATGGAATTCTCGCCGGTTCGCTCCGCATCCAGCTGCGCCGTCAGCTCCTTCAGGATAGCCACGAATTCATGATCGTCCACAGGCTTGAGCACATACCCCTCCGCCTTCAGGTGCAGCGCCTGCTTCGCATAGTGAAAATCCTGATAGCCGCTGATAAAGACGGTCTTCAGCTGCGGATTGCGTTCAGCCGCCCGCTTGGCAAGCTCCAGGCCAGACAGCACCGGCATCTTGATGTCGGTGACGAGAATATCGATCTCATGGTTCTCAATGAAGCGCAATGCCGCCAGAGGCTTGTTTTCACAGCAAACCACCTCTATGTTCAACTCCTCCCACGGGATCAGCTTCCGCATTCCTTCCAGATCATAGGTCTCATCATCCACTAATACCGCTTTGTACATTGGCTTGCCCCCTTGCCGCACAGATGTTGTCTCGAGCAAGCGCTTTCAGGCTTGCAAATGAAAAAATGGGAGAAGAGGCATACCCGAAGCGTATACCTCAATCTGCCCAAAGACTATATATGGTGAACGAAAGCATTGGCGAGAAGCTGGCAAGCGTGTGAACGGCACAATAACATTTCACACGGCTGCCTCGCCATCCTGTCTATCTTTCAATCTATATTATTACTTTTGGCCCATGAGTTCCAGATTTTGCTGCCACTTGGCCGTTTTCCAATCAAGAATTTCCTGGTACCCCAGACGGTCTGCCTCTCTGGCGGCTTCTTCGATTTGCTGCGCGACCTCCTCATCGCTCTTGGAGAAGATGATTTTCGGAATCGCTTGCTTGTAATGATCTTTCAGGCGCTGCATGATGATCCCTTCGTTCGAGTTGGGAAGCGGGTCCAGATTCGAAAATTCGGTCATGTTCCTGGATGTCTTGAAGGAAACTTCGGATTGGGCAATCGTCGTCCAGTCCTGCGCTTCCTCCGGCAAGTACTCCTCGCGCTTGGCTTTCGTTGTGTCGACATAGCTTGTATGGCCATACCAGTTGAATTCGCCGATCTTCATTTCATCGTAAGCCTTCGGATCACGATTGATGTACGCCTCGTTCGGAACCGGCACGCCGCCTACGACCTCGTCATAGAACAGTCCCGGAGGACCGAAGAAGAAGATGCGCTGTCCTTCCTCGCTGATGGCCCAATTCATGAAGGAGAAGATGGCTTCCGGATCTTCCGCGTTCGTCGTAATGACATTGACATTCCAACCTAGCGTGTTGTACCCGCTCGGGAACACTTGATTCTTGTCTACGCCTTCCTTATGGAACGGCCAGATCACATCATACCCGGCTTCCGGATCTTCCGCCTGCAGCAGATTGTTCGCCTCGCGGCCAATCCCTTCGACGACCGCGTCATAGGCGCCGAATACCGCAACCTTGCCGTTCTTCAGCTTCTCCAAGATTTGATCGCGCGTCTGGGTGAAGACGTCCTGGGATGTCAACCCGCTGCGGAACAGTCTGCTGGCGAAGGTCGCCGCATCCTTGAACGCCGGATCCTTGTAAATGGACGTCAGCTCATTCCCGTTCGGGATGCCGAACACCCCACTGGGCGACAAGAACGCAGGCGTTGCCCCGTTCGCGGCGCCGCTGTAGAGCATGCCCAGCATTTGCAGCTCGGAGCCGTCGCGAATTTCTCCGAAGTCGAGCGGCACAACGTCCGGATGCTCTGCCTTCACCCGCTGCAGATATGCTTCCAGATCGGACCATGTTTCCAGAGTCGGGGAGCCCAGCTCCTTATAAATCTTCTTGTTCACCAGATAAGCCGCATTGCCGTTGCCGTTGTCGCCGCTGATGAACCAGTTCGGGATTTGATACAGCTTGCCATCGGCGCTTCTAAGCATATTCAGCGTCTCCGCGCCAATCGTCTCTACGAACTCCGGATACTTTTCCAAATAAGGATCGAGCGCAACAAGTCGGCCCGCTTCAACCAGACGCTCGACATCCTTGCCGCGATCCAGAACGATTGCGTCGGGAAGCTCGTTCGCCACAATCATGGAATTCAGCTTCTGTGCGGCAGCGCCGTTCGACTGCACTGGCACCACTTCCACGCCCAGATTTTCCGTCATCCATGCCGCATGCGGACGCTCAATCCAGGTCGGAGCGGTGAACCAATCGTAATTCACATATTGCGTGAACGTAACCGGCTTGACGCCTGTGCCCGAATCGACTCGTGCGTCGGCATCGCTTAAGCCGTTGGAATCGGCGGCATTGCTCCCCGCGCCGTCAGCCGCGTTCTCGGCGCCGCCGTTGTTGCTGGTGCAAGCGGACAGAACCATGACAGCGCTCATGATCACGATGAGCAGGGTGAACATAGTTTTTTTCTTCATGTTTGTCTCTTTCCCCTCTTTCCAGTTTGAATATATGTTAGAAGCCGACTTGCTGGCAAGTCTGCTGCATAACCGCTTGCTACTCTTTCAGCGAGCCCACGAGCACGCCCTTCACGAAAAACCGCTGCAGGAACGGATAGATGAACAGGATTGGCAAGGTGGCGACCATCATCGTAGCCATCTGGATCGAGCGAACCGTAACGGAATTCTGCACCATGCTTTGCGCATACGAGTTGAGATTAGCCATGAGCGTCGCCGTCGTGCCCTCGTTGATGATTTGTACCAGCATCGTCTGCAGCGGGATCAAATTCTGGTCATTGATGAACACCGCCGGGAAAAACCAATCGTTCCACAAGAACACGGCCGTGAACAGAGACAGCGTGGCGAAGACCGGACCCGAAATCGGCAGCACAATTCGGAAGAACACCCCGAAATTCGTGCAGCCGTCAATTTTGGCCGACTCCTCCAGCCCATCCGGCAAACCCATGAAGAACGTTCGGAAGATAATCATGTTGTACACACTGATCATGCCGTGCAGGATCAGGAAGGCGAAGGTGTTGTACAGATTCAAATGATAGACGACGATAAAGTACGGAATGAGCCCGCCGTTGAAGAACATCGTAAACACAGCGAAGATCATGTAAAACTTCTTGAACACAATGCCTTTCTTCGACAGAGCGTAAGCGAACAGCGACGTGAAGAACATCGCCATCGCCGTGCCAATCACGGTTCGCAGTATCGTAATGAAATAGGCCTGATAAATCTTCTTTTCCTTGAAGACAATCTGATAGTTTTCCAATGTGAAATCCCTCGGCCAGAAGGTCACCCCCCCGAGGGACGTGTCCGATCCGGTATTGAAGGAAAGCACAAGCGAATTCCAGAACGGATAAAAGGTAATGAAGGCGAGAAACGCAAGAATGATGTATAGGATCACCTGCATGATCTTGTCGCCCATGGTCAGCTTCATCCAGAGCACCTCCCCAAGTTCGTCATCCGGCTACCACAGGCTTGTTCGCCCCAATCTTCTGGCAATGCCGTTAGCGGCAATCAGCAGAATGATGCTCAGCATCGATTTGAACAGCCCTGCCGCAGTCGCATAAGAGAACCGCTGATTGATAATGCCCATTTGGTACACATACGTATCGATCGTCACGGCGACTGACATCAAAATGCCGTTATTCAGGTTTCGGGTCAGGACGAATACGTCCTCGAAGCCAGCATTCAGCAAATTGCCGATATTCAAGATCAGGAAAATAACAATCACCGGCGCAATGCATGGGATCGTAATCTTGAAAATTTGCTGCAGCTTGCTTGCTCCGTCTATGGAAGCTGATTCATAAAGCGAAGGATCGATGCCGACGATGGCCGCCAAGTAGACAATGGACCCGAAGCCAATCTCCTTCCACACATTGACCGTCACCAGGATGCCCCAGAAATATTCGGGAATCGACATCCAATTAATCGGCTGCTCAATCAGATTGAATCGCTGCAGCGTTTCGTTCACAGCGCCGTTGTCCACGGCAAGCATCGAGAACACCAGTCCCGACACGACCACCCAGGAGATGAAATGGGGAATGTACGTAATCGTCTGCACGACCCGCTTGAAGAACAAATGGCCGACTTCGTTCAGCATCAGGGCCAGGAGAATCGGCGCCGGGAAGCCGATCAGCAGCTTCAGGAAGCTGATCGCGAAGGTATTCCGCATAATGTTCCAGAACTCGGGGGAGTCGAAGAACATCCGGAAATGATCGAACCCGACCCACGGGCTTTCCCAGAAGCCCTTGAACAGGTTGTACTCCTGGAAGGACATGAGAATCCCCCACATCGGGGCGTAGTTGAAGATCAGCAGGAACGCGATAGCCGGCAGTATCATCAATTGGAACTCCCACTGCTGCGCGAATCGTTTCCACAGCGACTGCCGGCTCGTCTTGCCGGCGGGTACAGATAGCTCTGCCTCCAGCGCGCCGCTCTTGTTCCTTTCTGTATTGCTTCTCATTTCATCACCACACTTCTGTTTGTATCCCTATGGTAAAACACTGTCGAATCCCAAACCAGAACACCAATTAACGAAACGTGTAAAAAAACAACGGGGCTGCCGTAAACGAAAAAAAAGAGGTTATCCCTCTTTCTTGCCAAGGGATAACCTCTTGTGTAAGTTGGATTGCGCAGCTTGCTGCGGCGGGCAAATGCTAAAGTGCAGCAATGCACACCCCGAATGCGTCTGATCGGAAAATAGTCGCGAAACATGCAGGCTTTCCATGCCTGACTGGCCAGAAGGGCTAGATCGAAAAACGGGCCAGCGACTTCTGCAGCGCTTCGGACAGCTGCTCCAGCTTCTCGGCCAGCCGGACGAGCCCTTCACTGGAATTCAGCTGCTCGCTGGACAGGGAGGCCACCTGCTCGGAGGTGGCGGAAGACTCTTCGGAGACGGCGCTTACGCTGGACATTGCCTCAGACAGCGTCCGCTGCGAGTGCTCCAGTGTCCGCAGGGACGCTGTTACCTGATCCAGCTTCGCTGTGAACGCCTCCATTTCGTTGCGCACCTCATGGAACATGCTGCTCGTCTGATTCACGGAGCTAATCTGCTCCTGGAAGATCGGGTAGGCCTCGGACAATACGGCAACCGTCTCCTCCATTTCCGCCTGAATCGCATTCGTCATCTCTCCAACGGAGTCGATCGATTGCCTGGATTGGTCGGCGAGCTTGCGAATTTCGTCAGCCACTACCATGAACCCCTTGCCCGCCGCGCCTGCTCGGGCCGCTTCAATCGTAGCATTGAGCGACAAGATGTTCGTCTGCTGCGCAATCCCGTTCAGCACATCGAGAATCCGGCGAATCGACGACGTGCTTGCCTTCAGCCTGTCTACCTTCTCTACTAGAGAACGGGTCATCTGCTCGGTTTGCTCGGTCTTCCCGATGAGCGCTCCCATGAGAGAAGTCCCCTGCTCGCTAAGCTCGCGCACGCCGGCGGCAGATTGCCCCATGGCAGCGTTCGCTTTCAGGACATGCTGCATTTGATCGCCCAGTTCAATCGAAATCCCGTTGCCCCGCTCGGCCTCGGTAGCCAGCGTCATGGCGCCTTCCGCAATCTGCTCGGTCGCAAGCGAAATCTCTTTGGAGGAGTGGGAAGTTCTTCTGGACACATCTGTCAATTCGCTGGCCGTGTTCAGCACCTCCTGCGCGGATGAATTCGTCTGCTGGACCAGCTTCTGAATTTGCTCCATCATGCGATTGAAGCTTTCTCCGACCTGGCCGATTTCATCCTTGCTGCGCACTTCCGTGCGAACCGTAAGGTTGCCGCGCTCTCCTTCATTCATCAGGTTGCGAAGGCGAATGAGCGGCCCTCCGATCCAGCGCATCATGCCAATGCCGACAATGACCGAAATCAATACAGCCAGGCCGATCATGGTGAACGTGCCGTTCAGAATTTTATTCGCGCTTTGCGTCAACTCATTCACGGGCACAGCTCCGATTAAATGCCAATCCAGCCCGTCCAGCTTGCTCTGCATATACAGCAAGCCATTCCGCTGATAGGAGCGCAAGCTGTCACCCGCGCTGCTCATCGTTTCCATGTCTGCCTGTGTCACTGCTTCCAGCAGACCCTCATGCTGTTCTGTATGTGCGCCGAACAGAATTTCCCTGCTTTCATTTACGACATGCAGGCTGCCGCTGTCGCCCAGCTTCAGCTTCATCATCTGTTCGGCAAGAACGTTTTTGTTCAGCTGCAAATACAGAACGCCGCTGTTTCGGGAATAGACATCCTTCAGCAGCCTCACCACTCCGAAGGTGGAGCCGCCATTGCGGTCCTGCAGTATGTCGGGATTCATTCCCAGCCAGACTGCAGCGCCGTTGGCTTCCAATGCCTGAACAAACCAAGGCTCCTCCTGAACACTCCCATCGATCGCGAGCGTGCTGTAGCTGGATGCCAGCTCCCCGTTCATGTTGAAATAAAAAATCGCATTAATCGAGCTGTCGGACAATGCGAAGGATGCCAGCTTATTGTCCAAATTGCGCGAAGACTCCAACCGCTCGTAGCTGGATACCGAACTATCGCTCATAACGGTAATGGCATTGCTCACTTCCCTGTCTGTCACCAGCAGCATGGTCAAATCTACATACTGCTTCAATATCAGTTCCAGATTGTCTGTTACTTGCCCCAGCGCCTGTTCCGTATAGACAGTCACTTCCTCGGACAATGTAGACTTCGAGGTGTTGTATGAATAAATGCCTGCGCCAGACACCAACACGACGATAAAGACCATAAATACAGTAAACAGCTTGCCGCCAATCGTACGGAACGGATTGAACCTGGTTTTCATCTCTGAACGGAACGAGTCCGGGCTGGGCGTGGAAGGGTCGTCTGCCGCTGTAATCGCTTTCATATCTTGGCGTATCTGGGCTTGAGCGGACAGTTTCTTCTTTCGGATTGTCATAGGATGATCACCCCTCTAGCAATTTTCGATTCTATGATTGCCTATTCGACAGAGGGGGACATAATCCTTTTGTCCCATTAGGGCGAAGCTTCATCTTCTATGATTTTTAGGGGTTATGCTAAAGTTTTTAGAGTATGCCAAAGCCTAAGCAGATAAAAACGTCGACACCCAAGGAATGCCGACCGTTTCCTGCTAGTGCGGCGTTCTTATCGGCTGTATAGCTCCGGATTCTCATGCTGTACAGCTTTCTTGCGCAGGTGGCACAGCAAGAGCCCTCCGCCCAACTCTTGAGCCTGTTCATACGAAAATCCGGGCAAGGGCGCTGCTGTTTCCCGTATCCATACTACGCGGCGGGCGATACGCCCCGCTTCACTCACGATAAGCCGCAGCAACAACCGGTTGTAGGTGGGAATAATGACAGAGGCTTTCATGCTACACTCACTCCTCCTATTTTATTTTCACTTGCGGAACTACTGAACACTTGATATTTTCCTCCCTTTGCTGATAACCTTTTCACCTTGCATGTGCGGACTTCTTCACCTCCCCCTTGACCATACGGAAGTTCCATTATATTCCTTCCAGATATAAGTTCCACCTGAAATATCCAAACTCCTGCCTCTGTTTCATTTCCGTCCGCCCGTTCTTTGCCAATAAGCGATGGCCAGCTGCGTGCGGTCGCGAAGCTCCAGCTTGTCCAGCACAATCGACAGCATATTGCGCACCGTTCCGTCGCTTAAGAAAAGCTTCTTCCCGATTTCCTTGTTGGACAATCCCTGTGCCACAAGCTCTACGATGTCCAGCTCCCGGTCTGTCAAGCCTTCGAACTGTCCGACTTCGGGCTCCATAATGATCGTCTTCAGCACTTCCGTATCGAGTACGCTGATTCCCGCCGATATCGCCCTGATTTGGTCAGCCATATTGTCCACGTTGGCCGACTTGAGCAGGTAACCCTCGGCACCGGCCTGCAGAGCAAGCCTGATATTCTTCTCATCCCGGAAGGTGGTCAGCATGATAACGTGTATAGACGGATACTTCTCCTTGATGAGCCGGGTGCTTTCTATCCCGTCCATGACCGGCATCTGAATATCCATCAAGATGACGTCAGGCTGCTGCTTGTCAACAAGCGCCACGGCTTCCTCGCCGTTGCCAGCAACTCCCGTCACATCCAAATCCGCTTCCTTGCCAAGCAGCAGCTTCAGGCTCTGGCATACGAGCGGGTCGTCATCGACGATGATCAGCTTCATTGTTCCTTCCCTCCCAGAGGCAGCACACAGACGAGCAGACACCCGCCTTCACGGCTGACCGACAAGCTTCCTCCCAATGAGCGAGCCCGCATCTGCAAGCTTCTCAAGCCGCTGCCAGCCGGGGAATCGTGTGACACACTGCCGTTATCCTGTATAAGCAATCTCGCGATAGATCGCGAAACCTGCATGTCTACCTTCACCTGTGTTGCATTGCTATGTCTGGCCACGTTCGTCAGCGCTTCCTTCAGGCAGGCTTCCAGGAAGGGCCATTGATAAGCCGAAACCAGCAGCATGTCGCCCGATTTCTGAAAGTGAATGTCCGCAAACGGAAATTGATTCACGATGTTTTCCAAGTTTTCAATGCCGATTCGCGATACGGGCGTCATATTATGAACCGTCTCTCTCAGGCTCACCGTACTGCGCTCCAAGCGCTTCTTCACTTCTTCAAGCAGCTTCCGGGCCTCATCGGGATCCTGAACATATTCATAAGCTTGCAGCGCAAGGGACGCGCCTGTCAAATCGTGCCCCAGATGATCGTGAAGCTGCCTTGCAATGCGATACCTTTCCATAAGCTCTGCCTGCTGGGCTGCTGATTCGTTAGCTGCGAGCAAGTCGAGCTTGATGCGTTCCAGCT from Xylanibacillus composti includes these protein-coding regions:
- a CDS encoding carbohydrate ABC transporter permease — its product is MKLTMGDKIMQVILYIILAFLAFITFYPFWNSLVLSFNTGSDTSLGGVTFWPRDFTLENYQIVFKEKKIYQAYFITILRTVIGTAMAMFFTSLFAYALSKKGIVFKKFYMIFAVFTMFFNGGLIPYFIVVYHLNLYNTFAFLILHGMISVYNMIIFRTFFMGLPDGLEESAKIDGCTNFGVFFRIVLPISGPVFATLSLFTAVFLWNDWFFPAVFINDQNLIPLQTMLVQIINEGTTATLMANLNSYAQSMVQNSVTVRSIQMATMMVATLPILFIYPFLQRFFVKGVLVGSLKE
- a CDS encoding methyl-accepting chemotaxis protein, yielding MTIRKKKLSAQAQIRQDMKAITAADDPSTPSPDSFRSEMKTRFNPFRTIGGKLFTVFMVFIVVLVSGAGIYSYNTSKSTLSEEVTVYTEQALGQVTDNLELILKQYVDLTMLLVTDREVSNAITVMSDSSVSSYERLESSRNLDNKLASFALSDSSINAIFYFNMNGELASSYSTLAIDGSVQEEPWFVQALEANGAAVWLGMNPDILQDRNGGSTFGVVRLLKDVYSRNSGVLYLQLNKNVLAEQMMKLKLGDSGSLHVVNESREILFGAHTEQHEGLLEAVTQADMETMSSAGDSLRSYQRNGLLYMQSKLDGLDWHLIGAVPVNELTQSANKILNGTFTMIGLAVLISVIVGIGMMRWIGGPLIRLRNLMNEGERGNLTVRTEVRSKDEIGQVGESFNRMMEQIQKLVQQTNSSAQEVLNTASELTDVSRRTSHSSKEISLATEQIAEGAMTLATEAERGNGISIELGDQMQHVLKANAAMGQSAAGVRELSEQGTSLMGALIGKTEQTEQMTRSLVEKVDRLKASTSSIRRILDVLNGIAQQTNILSLNATIEAARAGAAGKGFMVVADEIRKLADQSRQSIDSVGEMTNAIQAEMEETVAVLSEAYPIFQEQISSVNQTSSMFHEVRNEMEAFTAKLDQVTASLRTLEHSQRTLSEAMSSVSAVSEESSATSEQVASLSSEQLNSSEGLVRLAEKLEQLSEALQKSLARFSI
- a CDS encoding response regulator; translation: MKLIIVDDDPLVCQSLKLLLGKEADLDVTGVAGNGEEAVALVDKQQPDVILMDIQMPVMDGIESTRLIKEKYPSIHVIMLTTFRDEKNIRLALQAGAEGYLLKSANVDNMADQIRAISAGISVLDTEVLKTIIMEPEVGQFEGLTDRELDIVELVAQGLSNKEIGKKLFLSDGTVRNMLSIVLDKLELRDRTQLAIAYWQRTGGRK
- a CDS encoding ABC transporter permease: MRSNTERNKSGALEAELSVPAGKTSRQSLWKRFAQQWEFQLMILPAIAFLLIFNYAPMWGILMSFQEYNLFKGFWESPWVGFDHFRMFFDSPEFWNIMRNTFAISFLKLLIGFPAPILLALMLNEVGHLFFKRVVQTITYIPHFISWVVVSGLVFSMLAVDNGAVNETLQRFNLIEQPINWMSIPEYFWGILVTVNVWKEIGFGSIVYLAAIVGIDPSLYESASIDGASKLQQIFKITIPCIAPVIVIFLILNIGNLLNAGFEDVFVLTRNLNNGILMSVAVTIDTYVYQMGIINQRFSYATAAGLFKSMLSIILLIAANGIARRLGRTSLW
- a CDS encoding sensor histidine kinase — its product is MRMRMEPHLYVNGWRFLTIGVLFHLWVIGQSSADALVLILLLLVMACLRWRFALPAWTSAIDASLCLVYAPFTAISCYGLALPVFELALKGRWLLALLPFASLFLFASNPGFLFWYLLQALFFGMFSSIALHNERRYRLEADNQRKARYELERIKLDLLAANESAAQQAELMERYRIARQLHDHLGHDLTGASLALQAYEYVQDPDEARKLLEEVKKRLERSTVSLRETVHNMTPVSRIGIENLENIVNQFPFADIHFQKSGDMLLVSAYQWPFLEACLKEALTNVARHSNATQVKVDMQVSRSIARLLIQDNGSVSHDSPAGSGLRSLQMRARSLGGSLSVSREGGCLLVCVLPLGGKEQ